One Longimicrobium sp. genomic window carries:
- a CDS encoding copper resistance CopC/CopD family protein encodes MHGPFTARVFRMRPGNARGRWTAALRLLLTTLTLLLPARVHAHGALQRSEPGQGAHLSTPPRELRLTFNESVELAVARLQLIGPDSASVELGPLALDPDSATVLIAPVQGGLMAGIYTVAWQVAGADGHPVRGTYTFVIAPGAAGLAGPVAPGAEPPPVTHHDPTALPSGEGFDAESPLYVLVRWLTYLALTGVIGATAFRFAVLPLTRRQGSSGFDHLLGPAAARAARLGLAASALVGIAAVLRLYAQSYALHGGARVLEPALVGTMLTRTLWGWGWLLQAVGTALALAGFAAAARPRLQLGPVREAAPAEPIPVLVGSASAPAPAYDDGEPGQRSGAATLGAQAIPGAPWLLAGVGALALAFAPALSGHAAAVPRLGPLAILADALHVMAAGGWIGGLLVLVAAGIPAAMRLEREERGPAVAALVNAFSPTALAFAGALMLTGLFAAWLHMGSIPALWESGYGRTLLVKLGVLSGVFATGAYNWLKVKPALGDELGATRLRRSARVEIAIGALVLLVTAVLVATAPPIRP; translated from the coding sequence ATGCACGGACCCTTCACCGCCCGCGTCTTTCGCATGCGTCCCGGGAACGCTCGCGGGAGATGGACAGCGGCGCTCAGGCTGCTCCTGACCACGCTGACGCTGCTCCTGCCCGCCCGGGTGCACGCACATGGCGCCCTCCAGCGGTCGGAACCGGGCCAGGGCGCCCACCTCTCCACCCCCCCGCGGGAGCTTCGGCTCACCTTCAACGAGAGCGTCGAGCTGGCGGTCGCGCGGCTGCAGCTGATCGGACCCGACAGCGCCTCCGTCGAACTGGGGCCGCTGGCGCTCGATCCCGACTCGGCCACGGTGCTGATCGCGCCGGTCCAGGGCGGGCTCATGGCGGGCATCTACACAGTCGCCTGGCAGGTGGCGGGGGCGGACGGCCATCCCGTCCGCGGGACCTACACGTTCGTGATCGCCCCTGGCGCGGCCGGTCTGGCCGGTCCCGTGGCACCCGGCGCGGAACCGCCCCCCGTCACCCACCACGACCCTACGGCACTGCCGTCGGGCGAAGGGTTCGACGCCGAGTCCCCGCTCTACGTGCTGGTGCGCTGGCTCACCTACCTGGCGCTCACCGGCGTCATCGGAGCCACGGCGTTCCGCTTCGCCGTGCTGCCGCTGACCCGGCGCCAGGGGTCCTCGGGCTTTGACCACCTGCTCGGCCCCGCGGCGGCGCGGGCGGCCCGCCTCGGGCTGGCCGCCTCGGCCCTGGTGGGCATCGCGGCCGTGCTCCGGCTGTACGCGCAGTCGTATGCACTGCACGGCGGGGCCCGCGTGCTGGAGCCGGCCTTGGTGGGCACGATGCTCACGCGGACGCTCTGGGGATGGGGGTGGCTGCTGCAGGCCGTGGGAACGGCACTGGCCCTTGCGGGCTTCGCGGCGGCGGCAAGGCCACGCCTGCAGCTTGGGCCAGTCAGGGAGGCCGCACCTGCCGAGCCCATCCCGGTGCTGGTCGGCTCCGCTTCCGCCCCTGCGCCGGCCTATGATGACGGCGAGCCGGGACAGCGGAGTGGTGCGGCCACGCTCGGTGCTCAGGCAATCCCGGGCGCGCCATGGCTGCTGGCGGGTGTCGGCGCACTTGCGCTGGCGTTCGCGCCCGCGCTGTCCGGCCACGCCGCCGCCGTCCCCCGGCTGGGTCCGCTCGCCATCCTCGCCGACGCGCTCCACGTGATGGCGGCCGGCGGGTGGATCGGAGGACTCCTGGTGCTGGTCGCGGCGGGCATTCCGGCGGCCATGCGGCTGGAGCGCGAAGAGCGCGGGCCGGCCGTCGCGGCGCTGGTGAACGCCTTTTCCCCGACGGCCCTGGCCTTTGCAGGCGCGCTGATGCTGACGGGGCTGTTCGCGGCCTGGCTGCACATGGGAAGTATCCCCGCGCTCTGGGAAAGCGGCTATGGGCGGACGCTGCTCGTAAAGCTCGGGGTGCTTTCTGGAGTGTTCGCCACCGGGGCGTACAACTGGCTCAAGGTCAAACCGGCACTCGGGGACGAGCTCGGCGCCACGCGGCTCCGCCGCTCCGCCAGGGTGGAGATCGCGATCGGTGCGCTGGTTCTCCTGGTGACTGCCGTGCTGGTAGCCACGGCACCGCCGATACGGCCATAA
- a CDS encoding DUF302 domain-containing protein: MATQTSRYAISATVRLPYPEAVERTREELAREGFGVLTEIDVAATLKKKLDVDFRPYVILGACNPGMAHRALSAEPDIGLLLPCNVVVRAGEREGTSEVLAMDPEVALSLADNPEVAPVAKAVGEQLRRVVDRVAGSAPA; this comes from the coding sequence ATGGCAACGCAGACCAGCCGATACGCCATCTCGGCGACGGTGCGGCTACCCTACCCGGAGGCGGTCGAGCGCACCCGCGAGGAACTGGCCCGCGAGGGTTTCGGCGTACTCACCGAGATCGACGTGGCCGCCACGCTGAAGAAGAAGCTCGACGTGGATTTTCGGCCCTACGTCATCTTGGGTGCGTGCAACCCGGGCATGGCCCACCGCGCGCTCAGCGCCGAGCCGGACATCGGGCTCCTCCTCCCCTGCAACGTGGTCGTTCGCGCGGGTGAGCGGGAAGGAACCAGCGAAGTGCTGGCCATGGACCCGGAAGTTGCCCTCTCCCTCGCTGACAATCCTGAGGTCGCCCCGGTCGCGAAGGCGGTTGGCGAACAGCTGCGGCGCGTGGTGGACCGCGTGGCCGGGAGCGCGCCCGCGTAG
- a CDS encoding rhodanese-like domain-containing protein: protein MMKINQPIAPVVGAGELAALLREQPGIRLLDVRTPGEYESVHIPGAYNVPLDTLGEHGDEIRAHVETPVVLVCQSGNRARKAEEALRQAGMPNLHVLDGGVNGWVAAGQRVARGAERVSLERQVRIVAGALAATGGLLAVGLNPLFGLLAAFVGSGLVFAGVTDTCGMAMVLSRLPYNRPASCDVDAMVQALKTGAAPAGMGRAPAASAGTASCSR, encoded by the coding sequence ATGATGAAGATCAATCAGCCGATCGCCCCGGTAGTGGGGGCGGGAGAACTTGCGGCGCTGCTGCGCGAACAGCCCGGCATCCGGCTGCTGGACGTGCGGACGCCCGGCGAGTACGAGTCCGTTCACATCCCCGGCGCCTACAACGTGCCGCTCGATACGCTGGGCGAGCACGGGGACGAGATCCGGGCGCACGTGGAAACGCCCGTGGTGCTCGTGTGCCAGTCGGGGAACCGGGCGCGCAAGGCCGAGGAGGCACTGCGCCAGGCCGGGATGCCGAACCTGCACGTGCTCGACGGCGGCGTGAACGGGTGGGTCGCCGCCGGGCAGCGCGTCGCCCGGGGAGCGGAGCGCGTGTCGCTGGAGCGCCAGGTCCGGATCGTCGCCGGTGCGCTCGCCGCCACGGGGGGGCTCCTGGCCGTCGGCCTGAACCCGCTGTTCGGCCTCCTCGCCGCGTTCGTTGGGAGCGGGCTGGTGTTCGCAGGTGTGACCGACACCTGCGGTATGGCGATGGTGCTTTCCCGCCTGCCCTACAACCGTCCCGCGTCGTGCGACGTAGACGCGATGGTCCAGGCGCTGAAGACCGGGGCGGCACCGGCGGGGATGGGCCGCGCGCCGGCCGCTTCGGCCGGAACCGCATCCTGCTCCCGATGA
- a CDS encoding sulfite exporter TauE/SafE family protein, protein MTILTAALALLVGLSLGLLGGGGSILTVPIFVYVLGFAPKDAIAAGLAVVGAVSLFSAAGHWRAGNVALRPAMLFGVASMAGALLGARLAVVVSGAVQLFLFAIVMLVAAAFMLRGRKSGVEETGTPAGPGVILPVGVGLGILTGLVGVGGGFLIVPALVLLAGLRMKQAVGTSLAVIAMNSATGLAGYLGQVELAWTVIAGFTTVAMLGSLAGVRLVRHVPQRSLQRGFALFLMVMGLLIVYQNRGVVLPPAHSSGDMGVTAAGR, encoded by the coding sequence ATGACGATCCTCACGGCGGCGCTTGCACTCCTAGTCGGTCTGTCCCTGGGGCTGCTGGGTGGCGGCGGCTCGATCCTGACCGTCCCGATTTTCGTGTACGTGCTCGGCTTTGCGCCCAAGGACGCCATTGCGGCCGGGCTGGCGGTGGTCGGCGCTGTGAGCCTCTTCAGCGCGGCCGGGCACTGGCGGGCGGGGAACGTGGCTCTTCGGCCCGCGATGCTCTTCGGGGTCGCGTCCATGGCCGGCGCCCTGCTGGGGGCCCGGCTCGCTGTCGTGGTGAGCGGCGCCGTGCAGCTGTTCCTCTTCGCCATCGTGATGCTGGTGGCGGCGGCATTCATGCTCCGCGGCCGCAAGTCCGGGGTTGAGGAGACGGGAACCCCCGCAGGCCCGGGCGTGATCCTGCCGGTGGGTGTGGGCCTCGGCATCCTGACGGGGCTTGTGGGCGTTGGGGGTGGCTTCCTGATCGTTCCCGCGCTCGTGCTCCTTGCGGGGCTGCGGATGAAGCAGGCGGTGGGGACGAGCCTGGCCGTGATCGCGATGAACTCCGCGACCGGGCTCGCCGGCTATCTGGGCCAGGTCGAGCTCGCCTGGACGGTGATCGCCGGCTTCACGACCGTCGCTATGCTGGGCAGCCTGGCGGGCGTGCGGCTGGTCAGGCACGTGCCGCAGCGCTCCCTGCAGCGCGGGTTTGCCTTGTTCCTGATGGTGATGGGACTGCTGATCGTGTACCAGAACCGCGGCGTGGTGCTGCCACCCGCTCATTCGTCCGGCGACATGGGCGTGACCGCGGCCGGCCGCTGA
- a CDS encoding EAL domain-containing protein gives MTESVLVEPSGSALRIFEELRARGIQFAIDDFGTGYSSLAVLSASPPRTIPEDRPIVHARPRGRR, from the coding sequence ATCACCGAGAGCGTCCTCGTGGAGCCGTCCGGCTCGGCTCTCCGCATCTTCGAGGAGCTTCGCGCGCGCGGAATCCAGTTCGCCATCGACGATTTCGGCACCGGCTACTCGTCCCTGGCCGTTCTATCTGCATCGCCTCCCCGTACAATCCCTGAAGATCGACCAATCGTTCATGCACGGCCGCGAGGGCGACGCTGA
- a CDS encoding DUF4198 domain-containing protein translates to MTHSRRVLRPALRAGAALIAVVAAATALFAHDFWLVPDAFRVTPGGWIEVRGQTSSLFPTSESAVALDRVADARVISAGSEEAIRNLSHSGTSLVLRSRPATPGQRIVAVRLHPRSARESAESFRRYLELEGAPEALERYGREGLLPTRDSVTRRYAKYAKTFVEVGRGGPRAWERVAGHPLEIVPLADPSTVVLGDTLTVRLLYRGRPLAHARLHAGAAPRGGGTGVLGEDPHLETDGNGVAHVFIDRIGLWNVRTLQIVPADRGSGADWDAHWATMVFDVPQRGSGMGPGRPAPAVGNQARSDSAAAAAVVERFHRALATGDSAAALALLAPEATILESGGVETRAEYRGHHLPGDIEFARAVRSERGPVRVTIRDNVAWAVSTSTTQGEFRGRQINSSGAELMVLTRNGTGWLIAGIHWSSRTRR, encoded by the coding sequence ATGACGCACTCTCGCCGGGTTCTCCGCCCCGCCCTCCGCGCCGGGGCAGCCCTGATCGCGGTCGTAGCCGCCGCGACCGCGCTCTTTGCCCACGACTTCTGGCTGGTCCCCGACGCATTCCGGGTCACGCCCGGTGGATGGATTGAGGTACGGGGGCAGACCAGCAGCCTGTTCCCCACCAGCGAATCCGCGGTTGCCCTGGACCGCGTGGCCGACGCCCGCGTGATCTCCGCGGGGAGCGAGGAGGCGATCCGGAACCTGTCGCACTCCGGCACCTCCCTGGTGCTCCGAAGCCGGCCTGCCACTCCCGGACAGCGGATCGTCGCCGTGAGGCTCCATCCCCGCTCGGCGCGCGAGTCGGCGGAGTCGTTCCGGCGCTACCTGGAACTGGAGGGGGCTCCCGAGGCCCTGGAGCGGTACGGGCGCGAGGGCCTGCTTCCCACCAGGGACAGCGTGACGCGCCGGTACGCCAAGTATGCGAAGACGTTCGTGGAGGTGGGCCGGGGCGGCCCGCGTGCCTGGGAGCGCGTTGCCGGACACCCGCTGGAGATCGTGCCGCTGGCTGATCCGTCTACGGTCGTGCTCGGCGACACGCTCACCGTGCGCCTCCTCTACCGCGGCCGTCCCCTCGCCCATGCACGGCTTCACGCCGGTGCCGCGCCTCGCGGCGGCGGCACCGGGGTCCTGGGCGAGGACCCGCACCTGGAGACGGACGGCAACGGCGTGGCGCACGTCTTCATCGACCGCATCGGCCTGTGGAACGTCCGCACGCTGCAGATCGTGCCGGCCGATCGGGGTTCCGGCGCAGACTGGGACGCGCACTGGGCGACGATGGTCTTCGACGTGCCGCAGCGGGGCAGCGGAATGGGGCCGGGCAGGCCGGCTCCGGCCGTGGGGAACCAGGCCCGATCGGACTCAGCGGCGGCGGCGGCGGTCGTCGAGCGGTTTCACCGCGCGCTCGCGACGGGAGACAGCGCGGCCGCCCTGGCCCTCCTTGCCCCGGAAGCCACGATCCTGGAGAGCGGGGGCGTGGAGACCCGGGCGGAGTACCGCGGTCACCACCTGCCGGGAGACATCGAGTTCGCGCGAGCCGTGCGGAGCGAGCGGGGCCCGGTCCGGGTCACCATACGGGACAATGTCGCATGGGCGGTATCCACGAGCACGACGCAGGGGGAGTTCCGGGGCCGGCAGATCAACTCCTCCGGCGCGGAGCTGATGGTACTTACCCGCAACGGTACGGGATGGCTGATTGCCGGGATCCACTGGTCGTCCCGTACACGCCGTTAG
- a CDS encoding metalloregulator ArsR/SmtB family transcription factor, whose product MSPKVMPGGLPHPDKSTILEYAYGIKEKGVAVAMLPLTPEMIALVAERFKALGEPARLRLLHALREGERTVSELMEDTGLSQANVSKHLQLLHSLGFVTRRKEGLYVRYALADADVFALCDLMCGRLQAETEARRELFAVS is encoded by the coding sequence GTGTCGCCGAAAGTCATGCCGGGCGGATTGCCTCACCCGGACAAATCAACTATATTGGAATATGCTTATGGAATCAAGGAGAAAGGAGTTGCCGTGGCCATGCTGCCGCTTACCCCGGAGATGATCGCGCTGGTCGCCGAGCGCTTCAAGGCGCTGGGCGAGCCTGCGCGACTGCGCCTGCTGCACGCCTTGCGGGAAGGCGAGCGCACGGTGTCGGAGTTGATGGAAGATACGGGCTTGAGCCAGGCCAACGTTTCCAAGCACCTGCAGCTCCTCCATTCGCTCGGCTTCGTCACCCGTCGCAAGGAGGGGCTGTACGTGCGCTACGCCCTCGCGGACGCTGACGTGTTCGCGCTCTGCGACCTCATGTGCGGCCGCCTGCAGGCAGAGACAGAGGCGAGGCGAGAGCTGTTCGCGGTCTCTTGA
- a CDS encoding EAL domain-containing protein — translation MHRLPVQSLKIDQSFMHGREGDAEIIRAVISLAHGLGMDVVAEGVETGELRDQLRELGCEFGQGYMFAPALDEAGLDGFLARGGSG, via the coding sequence CTGCATCGCCTCCCCGTACAATCCCTGAAGATCGACCAATCGTTCATGCACGGCCGCGAGGGCGACGCTGAGATCATCCGTGCCGTCATCTCTCTGGCCCACGGCCTGGGAATGGACGTCGTTGCCGAGGGGGTGGAAACCGGGGAACTCCGCGACCAGCTGCGGGAACTGGGGTGCGAGTTCGGCCAAGGATACATGTTCGCGCCGGCGCTGGACGAGGCGGGTCTGGACGGCTTCTTGGCGCGAGGCGGGAGCGGGTGA
- a CDS encoding PAS domain-containing protein codes for MTQAPEKRGDAGDLAANAGGHHDAFAAALAQTSDGVILTDASGTITFVNQAARRIHGVARLGVPVDSYSKSYGLFTLRGEPYAPGDLPLARAVARGETVVDAEWKILRPDGTMVIAQGSAAPVVDEDGRQIGSVLTLRDITGQHEARSRLEEQNALLQEQGLELELVNQQLQEQTIELEAQTEELQATAAQLEERTEEAESAQRTAEAQRARAQSILEAMADAHFVLDAEFRFAAVNGAMERSTGLAREALLGRSIWEAFPGTVGSVFERHYRRVALDKVEAHFTHDYSDGRLDLVADVDAYPAADGGLVVFWRDVTERERAAVALRESESQFRTLADAIPTLAWTARADGYIDWYNARWYQYTGTTPGQMEGWGWQSVHDPAALSGVLEGWRASIASGRAFEMTFPLRGADGRFRAFLTRVMPVTDTNGQVVRWFGTNTDVEAERAARDEAVEAASRTERLQTLTAALAATITVEDVAAVVVARGVAAAGATTGALFTRVPGTDEVVIVRQSGLDDAVLARYGRFTLDMPGPGAACLNTGEPIFIEAQDGPDGLFARFPEITDVWRRLGTHALATVPLSVAGEVIGAMSFTFNAPRPLPPHDRAFFLAIGRQAAQAIERARLLAAEREARAEAEVANLAKTEFLSTMSHELRTPLNAIGGYAELLEMGLRGPVTPEQLADLERIRRAGQYLQSLINDILNFARLDAGQVQFEMCDVSVAQVTEDVFDLVLPQLREHGLEHRRECTPGGAGSPPLARADPEKLRQILLNLLTNAIKFTPRGGRVSVTCAEPDGEGAGTLHIRVSDTGRGIPGTHLGRIFDPFVQLDRQLTRDSQQGVGLGLAISRDLARGMGGDLTVQSTPGAGSTFTLTLLRGQGEVAE; via the coding sequence ATGACCCAGGCACCGGAAAAACGCGGGGACGCCGGCGACTTGGCGGCGAACGCCGGGGGGCACCACGACGCCTTTGCCGCGGCACTGGCCCAGACGTCGGACGGGGTAATCCTCACCGACGCCTCGGGAACGATTACCTTCGTCAACCAGGCGGCCCGGCGCATCCACGGGGTCGCCAGGCTGGGGGTGCCCGTGGACTCCTACAGCAAGTCGTACGGGCTCTTTACGCTACGGGGGGAGCCGTACGCCCCCGGCGACCTGCCGCTGGCTCGCGCCGTGGCGCGCGGTGAAACCGTCGTGGACGCGGAGTGGAAGATCCTGCGGCCCGATGGCACGATGGTCATTGCGCAGGGGAGCGCGGCGCCGGTGGTGGACGAGGACGGACGGCAGATCGGCTCCGTTCTCACGCTCCGCGACATCACCGGGCAGCACGAGGCGCGCTCGCGGCTGGAGGAGCAGAACGCGCTTCTCCAGGAGCAGGGGCTGGAGCTGGAGCTGGTCAACCAGCAGCTCCAGGAGCAGACGATCGAGCTGGAGGCGCAGACCGAGGAGCTGCAGGCGACGGCCGCCCAGCTGGAGGAGCGCACGGAGGAGGCGGAGTCGGCACAGCGCACGGCCGAGGCGCAGCGTGCCCGCGCGCAGAGCATCCTGGAGGCAATGGCCGACGCGCATTTCGTGCTCGACGCGGAGTTCCGCTTCGCGGCCGTGAACGGGGCCATGGAGCGCAGCACCGGCTTGGCCCGCGAGGCGCTCCTGGGCCGCAGCATCTGGGAGGCATTCCCGGGCACCGTGGGCAGCGTTTTCGAGCGGCACTACCGGCGCGTAGCCCTGGATAAGGTCGAGGCGCACTTCACCCACGACTACAGCGACGGACGGCTCGATCTGGTCGCCGACGTGGACGCCTACCCGGCCGCCGACGGAGGCCTGGTCGTATTCTGGCGCGACGTCACGGAGCGCGAGCGCGCGGCCGTGGCGCTCCGGGAGAGCGAGAGCCAGTTCCGCACGCTGGCCGATGCCATCCCCACGCTCGCCTGGACGGCCCGCGCGGACGGCTACATCGACTGGTACAACGCGCGGTGGTACCAGTACACCGGCACCACGCCCGGGCAGATGGAAGGGTGGGGATGGCAGTCGGTTCACGACCCGGCCGCCCTTTCCGGCGTGCTGGAGGGTTGGCGCGCGTCGATCGCGAGTGGAAGGGCGTTCGAAATGACCTTTCCGCTGCGGGGCGCCGACGGGCGCTTTCGTGCGTTTCTGACCCGCGTCATGCCCGTGACGGACACGAACGGGCAGGTGGTGCGCTGGTTCGGCACCAACACCGACGTGGAGGCCGAGCGCGCCGCGCGCGACGAGGCCGTGGAGGCTGCCTCGCGCACCGAGCGGCTCCAGACGCTCACCGCGGCACTCGCCGCTACCATCACCGTGGAGGATGTCGCCGCCGTGGTCGTTGCCCGGGGGGTGGCCGCCGCAGGGGCAACGACGGGCGCGCTCTTCACACGCGTGCCCGGCACCGATGAAGTGGTGATCGTGCGGCAGTCGGGTCTGGACGATGCCGTTCTCGCGCGGTACGGACGGTTCACGCTCGACATGCCCGGCCCGGGAGCGGCCTGCCTCAATACCGGTGAGCCCATCTTCATCGAGGCGCAGGACGGGCCCGACGGGCTCTTTGCGCGCTTTCCCGAAATCACCGATGTATGGCGGCGCCTGGGTACCCATGCGCTCGCGACGGTGCCCCTCTCGGTGGCCGGGGAGGTGATCGGCGCCATGTCGTTCACCTTCAATGCTCCGCGCCCGCTCCCGCCCCACGACCGCGCCTTCTTTCTCGCCATCGGCCGGCAGGCCGCGCAGGCGATCGAACGCGCCCGGCTGCTTGCCGCCGAGCGCGAGGCCCGCGCCGAGGCCGAGGTCGCGAACCTGGCCAAAACCGAGTTCCTTTCGACGATGAGCCACGAGCTGCGAACACCGCTCAACGCGATCGGCGGGTACGCGGAGCTGCTGGAGATGGGGCTCCGGGGGCCCGTGACCCCGGAGCAGCTCGCCGACCTGGAGCGGATCCGCCGTGCAGGGCAGTACCTGCAGTCGCTCATCAACGACATCCTGAATTTTGCTCGCCTGGACGCGGGGCAGGTGCAGTTCGAAATGTGCGACGTGTCGGTCGCGCAGGTCACGGAGGACGTGTTTGACCTCGTACTCCCGCAGCTGCGCGAGCACGGACTGGAGCACAGGCGCGAATGCACGCCGGGGGGGGCGGGGTCTCCGCCCTTGGCTCGCGCCGATCCGGAGAAGCTTCGGCAAATCCTGCTCAACCTGCTCACCAACGCGATCAAGTTCACCCCGCGGGGCGGCCGCGTGAGTGTGACCTGCGCCGAGCCGGACGGAGAAGGCGCCGGGACTCTCCACATCCGTGTGTCCGACACCGGGCGGGGAATTCCCGGCACGCACCTGGGCCGCATCTTCGATCCGTTCGTGCAGCTGGATCGCCAGCTCACGCGAGATTCGCAGCAGGGGGTGGGGCTTGGCCTTGCCATCAGCCGGGACCTGGCGCGCGGCATGGGAGGCGATCTCACGGTCCAGAGCACGCCGGGCGCCGGATCGACGTTCACGCTCACGCTGCTCCGCGGCCAGGGCGAGGTCGCCGAGTAA
- a CDS encoding heavy metal translocating P-type ATPase, translating into MSDHGHHGRPQTPTGGTEPPAGDGHPLAHASVHSAHGAHSGHEEHDKHAGHSVEIFRRKFWLTLALTVPTVLWGHMLMSLTGWHAPAFPGSGWIPPVFGTAVFLYGGIVFLQGALGELKARLPGMMTLISLAITVAFVFSVAVTLGFPGMPLWEELATLVTIMVLGHWIEMRSITQAQGALKELAKLLPNTAVRLVGEGMEEVPIDQLQDGDMVLVRPGAGVPADGTVVSGESSVDESMLTGESRPVKKRGGETVIAGTVNGEGSLRVRVTGTGERTALAGIMRLVEQAQTSRSRAQALADRAAFYLTIIAIVAGVATLAAWLAIRPGDPAFAIERMVTVLVIACPHALGLAVPLVIAISTTVGARGGLLVRDRRGLEEARNLTAVVFDKTGTLTLGEHRVVDMAVDGMDEAEALRLAAAVERDSEHPIARAIVTSAEERGITPPAAEGFAAIPGRGVRARVEGRALMVGGPNLLVAEGVVPPPALAEAADRAAQAGRAAMFMLEGGRAVAMFATADAIRPESAEAVRRLNDAGIEVVMMTGDAQAVADAVAKELGIDTVFAQVLPEHKADRIRELQARGKRVAMVGDGVNDAPALVSADVGVAIGAGTDVAVEAGDVVLVRSDPRDVPRIIALSLATYRKMIQNLWWAAGYNIVAIPLAAGVAYRWGVVLSPAVGAVLMSFSTVIVAINAQLLRRESLG; encoded by the coding sequence ATGAGCGACCACGGCCATCACGGACGCCCCCAGACGCCGACCGGCGGCACCGAACCGCCGGCGGGCGATGGGCATCCGCTCGCCCACGCAAGCGTGCACAGCGCTCATGGGGCGCATTCCGGCCACGAGGAGCACGACAAGCACGCCGGCCACAGCGTGGAGATCTTCCGGCGCAAGTTCTGGCTGACGCTGGCACTCACCGTCCCCACGGTGCTGTGGGGGCACATGCTGATGTCCCTCACCGGCTGGCACGCGCCGGCGTTCCCGGGCTCGGGGTGGATCCCGCCGGTCTTCGGGACCGCCGTGTTCCTGTACGGCGGGATCGTCTTCCTCCAGGGCGCCCTCGGCGAGCTGAAGGCACGGCTGCCGGGGATGATGACGCTGATCTCTCTCGCCATCACCGTGGCCTTCGTGTTCAGCGTGGCGGTGACGCTCGGCTTCCCCGGCATGCCGCTCTGGGAGGAGCTGGCGACGCTGGTCACCATCATGGTCCTGGGCCACTGGATCGAGATGCGATCCATCACTCAGGCACAGGGCGCGCTCAAGGAGCTGGCGAAGCTGCTGCCGAACACCGCCGTGCGACTGGTCGGCGAGGGGATGGAGGAGGTGCCGATCGACCAGCTGCAGGACGGCGACATGGTGCTCGTGCGGCCCGGCGCCGGCGTTCCCGCGGACGGCACCGTCGTCTCGGGCGAGAGCTCCGTCGACGAGTCGATGCTGACCGGCGAGTCGCGGCCAGTGAAGAAGCGTGGGGGCGAGACCGTGATCGCCGGCACCGTGAACGGCGAGGGCTCCCTCCGCGTGCGTGTAACCGGCACGGGCGAGCGCACGGCCCTCGCCGGGATCATGCGCCTGGTGGAACAGGCGCAGACGTCGCGCTCGCGTGCGCAGGCGCTGGCGGACAGGGCGGCCTTCTACCTGACCATTATCGCCATCGTCGCCGGCGTCGCGACGCTCGCCGCCTGGCTCGCGATCCGGCCGGGCGACCCCGCGTTCGCGATCGAGCGGATGGTGACGGTGCTGGTGATCGCCTGCCCGCACGCGCTGGGGCTGGCCGTGCCGCTCGTGATCGCGATCTCCACCACCGTGGGCGCGCGCGGTGGGCTGCTGGTGCGCGACCGGCGCGGGCTGGAGGAGGCGCGCAACCTGACTGCTGTCGTCTTCGACAAGACGGGAACCCTGACGCTCGGCGAGCACCGGGTGGTGGACATGGCCGTCGACGGGATGGACGAGGCGGAAGCGCTCCGGCTGGCTGCCGCGGTCGAGCGCGACTCCGAGCACCCGATCGCGCGCGCGATCGTCACGAGCGCGGAGGAGCGCGGCATCACGCCGCCCGCCGCCGAAGGGTTTGCCGCGATCCCCGGGCGCGGCGTGCGCGCGCGGGTGGAGGGACGCGCCCTCATGGTCGGCGGTCCCAACCTGCTGGTGGCGGAAGGCGTCGTCCCGCCGCCAGCGCTCGCCGAGGCCGCCGACCGCGCGGCGCAGGCGGGCCGCGCCGCCATGTTCATGCTGGAGGGCGGGCGTGCCGTGGCGATGTTCGCTACCGCGGATGCGATCCGCCCGGAGTCGGCGGAGGCCGTGCGGCGCCTGAATGACGCGGGCATCGAGGTGGTGATGATGACCGGCGACGCGCAGGCCGTGGCCGACGCCGTCGCGAAGGAGCTCGGAATCGACACGGTCTTCGCCCAGGTGCTGCCGGAGCACAAGGCGGATCGGATCCGCGAGCTGCAGGCGCGCGGGAAGCGCGTGGCGATGGTGGGCGACGGGGTGAACGACGCGCCCGCGCTGGTCAGCGCCGACGTGGGCGTCGCCATCGGCGCCGGGACGGACGTGGCGGTGGAGGCCGGCGACGTGGTGCTGGTGCGCAGCGACCCCCGCGACGTTCCGCGCATCATCGCTCTCTCTCTCGCCACCTACCGGAAGATGATCCAGAACCTCTGGTGGGCGGCCGGCTACAATATCGTCGCCATCCCGCTGGCCGCTGGCGTGGCGTACCGCTGGGGCGTGGTGCTCTCGCCCGCCGTTGGCGCCGTGCTCATGTCGTTCTCCACCGTGATCGTGGCCATCAACGCGCAGCTGCTGCGGCGCGAATCGCTCGGTTGA